CATAATCTGACTTTCGAGCATCAGGTTACTGTAATGGCAGTGGATTTGTATATTGAGCAGCACAAGTTGTTTGAAGAGAAGTATGAGAAAGAGCATAAAGTTTCTGCTTTAGTTGGGAACGTGGCTCTGTTTATCATTATCCTGAATATCATCTATAGTATTGCTACGCATGTTTGATGAAATAGGGTATGAGAAAATCATGAGAGAAGGAAACAGTATTTGAATAAAGCGGTTCTGTTAAGAAATTATGAGTTCCCAACATCTGAATACAGGAGAAGGGGGATTTTTCGTTGCTATGGAGCTGAGAAATTCGAGGATTTCTGCAAAGAACATATGGCGGACGGAACAAACCTAGATTCCATATGGAAGGAATTTTTGGCTTTGCATTGCCATAACAGCGTAAAAGGATATGTGATTGAAGCATCTTGTGCAAAGGATGGCAAAGCTCATGTAATTGGATTTGATACTACTTATGTATTCAGAAGCGAGTTTTGTATGGATATTGGAGATTGCGAATGCATAGTTATTGAGTTTGATAAGAGATAATCAATCAATGAGCCTGTCACGCTTGCTTTGCAGACCATTCTGAAAACAGTTTTTTGGCCTGATCCAGGGCTTCTTCCTTTGAAATGGCTTTGAAGGTATCTGTATCGCACATGCCAACGACCTTGGGGTGCCTGTAGGGGGCATCTATACCGTTGTCGGTCATGCAGACATACCTGGTGGACTCCCAGCCAGTGCGTTCCTCGTTCAATGTCCTTAGCTTGACTTTGGATTTCGCATCAGGATAGGTAGCCAGCCATAGCTTCTTTACATGGGCAAGCAATTCTTCCTCAGTGTCAAATGCGGCTGCCTCAGCAATTGCCTTATCAAGATTGCTCCTTTGAGGGCGAAATACGATTGCCATGGTGAAAATCTCCCTTCTGTACGTATCATGGTGCTTACAAAGCAGGGAAGTCTGATCCTGTGATGAATATTCTATACATTAAACATGAAAAGACAGGGGAGGGCATGCTTATGGTCTGGAAAAAGTCGATACTTGGGCTATTGGTAGGAGGACTCACTTTTTTCGTGGCAGGTTGTCAGGAACAGGGCGATGCCAGCGGTTTGAATGTCAATCAGGAACCGTTGGTGCAAGCAGCTGCTACGCTTGAGACAGAGGGGGAGCCTGACATGACCTTCTCTTTTGACGGGGGACAGGGAAGTATATACACCATTGACGGCCCGGCGGCAGATAGGGATTTTGTGTTCTTGGGAGAGCGTATTGTCTATGCGCATGGGGCAATTTACCGCCATGGTGAAGGATACAGGCCGCCTAAGGATGGAAAGCAAGATACGGATGACTGGCAGGAACTTTATAAGCTGCCGGTGAAGGAAAGGAAAATCAAGGGGCGTTTTGGAATAGAGGCCAGCAAAGGTTCAGGAGCAGAGAGCGGCTACAACCTGGCTTCTTGTGGAGGATATGTCCTCTTTGAACGTTCAAAGGACGGTATGCTTGGGCTGTATGACGGTAAAAGGAGCTATGTCGGGACTGTGCCGTGGCAAAAAGAGTACAGTGGTATGGTTGGCACGGCTGGAGGAGAGCTGCTGATGGTGCGTTCTCCTGACACTATTTGCATAGGCAAACTTGCTGGAGCTACAATAAGTGAAGTGCGGGACGTTGTTCCCCATGCCTTGGATGAGCTGCAACTATCTCAGGCCGCTCTGCGCCCGGTTCGTCTGAATGAGGATGAGTTATTTGTGAGCGTGTCACAGGGGGATGGTACGGGCGAAAAGCTGTGCTGCTTTGACCGTGAGGGGGATCTGCTTGCTTGCTATGAGGGGGACTACAGCAACAAGACCGACTGGGCCGTGACAGAGAACTATGTCCTGCAGTCCTCCGGGGATAATCTGAGCATCTACAAGCTTACTACCGGGAAGAAGCTATTTGCCGGGACATTGAAGGACTTGCATGTAAAATGTATGTATACTCTGGATGGTGACAGGGTGCTGGTCTGTGGATACTATAAAAGGGCCATGTTCTTTGTTTTAGAGCTGTGATATATGGTACATGGGTAGAAAAGCTGGTGAAGATATTGGCAGAGCCATGCTTGAGGCAGTATGTGGCTTACTGACAGTTATCGGCGCAACTCAGGAAGAAATTGTCAAGGTTGTATATAACCGTGAATTCATGGATTTTGAAGACTGCCTGCAGGATAAATGTGCTAAGGCTACTGGCTGCGATTATATTGTGACAGACAATATTAAGGATTTCGTGAAGTGTGAAGTGCCAGTAATATCACCGGCGGATTTTTTGAATGAAATTCAATGAGTAAAGAAAGTGAGGCAACATAAATGGTTGACCCTGGAAAGCAGAACAAACAGGATAGCAGTCAAGAAAATATTCTTGCTGGACTGATGGACAGTGACATATTGGAAAATGTTTCTGACTTGGCTTCTTCCGCATTAAATAGCGGCAAGGAGACAAGTGATAGCATATCTGATTCTGCCTCCGAAATAGCAGAGTCAGTTGGAAATATAGCAGAAGGCGCTGTTGAGCATGTAGGCGATTTTATTAGCGGGCTATTTGACTGACTATCCGTATCGCAAGACTTTGCCATTACCTTCATCTGCAAGAGTGAGTGAATACGGCGCAATGGGCATACTATGGGGATGGCATTGCGGGACATAGTTCAGGTCAGAGTGAAATGGGCTGTAAAGATAGGCAGCGACATTGATCTGGTGAGCCTGAAAATGCCAGAATTTTAGGGCGTGTTGCGGGATAAAAAGTTCAATCCGTATCATCGCAGCTATCAGATCCGTCTGAGTCGTCACTGTAACAATCGTCTGAATTGGTGCCTCCTGTGTGCGGAGCTATGAAATAGACTGCGATTAAAAATAAGAATGGCATAACATCTTTCAATAAATCCATAGTATTAAATTCCTCCTGCATAAAATGTTTTCTTGAAGTGTTGCAAATACTGTTAATTTAAGGCTCCTTTATTGTAGGCGTGGAAAAGCAGAGCCAATTCTGGCTCTGCCGTAAATCACTTATTTGCTTGTTGCTGGTAATCAGATGATGGAAGAGGATTACCGTTGGCATCCTTGGGCGGCTCGGGGGGCTGATTACCATTTTGTCCCTGCTTCATATCAGGAGGGGGAAGGGGATTGCCGTTGGCATCCTTGGGCGGCTCCGGGGGCTGATTACCATTCTGTCCCTGTTTCATATCTGGAGGGGGAAGAGGATTGCCATTGGCATCCTTGGGGGGCTCAGGCGGCTGCTCTCTGTTATTCATCTGGGCCTGATGTTGGGTGGGGGTATTGTTGGTGGCAGCAAATGCAGGGACTGCCCCCAGCAACATAAGAGCAACAGTTCCTGTCAGCAAAAATTTCCTACTCATGCTATCAACCTCTTTCTTAATTTGATGCTTTAATTCTATAGATTAAACATTAAAATTTCTGGTGGATAGCATTAAAATTTCATAAAATTTTAGTTATCAGCTTGAAGCATGTTGATGTTTTCTACCCAGTCCAGGAAGTTATCGGTTTCTTTGGCGAGTTCATCCTCGTTCATGTATCCCATGTCAGTGGAGAAGACAGCCTGTGAGTTCTGATCTTTTTTCATGACATAGAGCGTGTCACCACTATCATCGCCTATGATGAAATGGGAGGGCATGTATTCCTCACATTCGTAAGTGTCATTCCGTTCTGCCAGTTCATTTTCTCCGTATAGGAATATGCCGGTATCTATTTGAAGGTTATGATCAGGCCCATCATGACAGAGATGTGGGAGGCCCAGGAAAAGGTGAGACTGGCCAGGGAACAGGATGCAGAACCTTTGGCAAAGGTACCTGAAATGGTTTAAGGGAAGGGTAAGAATGGAGTTGCTGGTGCGGGGCAGAATGCATAAAGAACGAAAGCTGGCGGCCCTTAAGAGCAAAATGCAGGAAAAGGGCATGCGGGTGCTCACAGGTAAAAAGGATGACAAGGTGCATAACAGGCAGTTTGCCGGAGGGAAGGGTGCATAATGACCAAGAAGAAAGAAGCCCTGGATAGGGGCTTTTTCTTTTGGTGGGCAGGAGAAACAGTGTTTTGGACGAACTCTTGCAGAGGGGAAGTTCGAACGTCTATTTGCTGTTGTTTAGGAAGCTATGAGAGAAAGGAGATGCAACATGGTATATATGAAAAACAGGAGAATACCGACCATGAGGTATAAAATACACTATCTCATGTCTCTGCTCTTGGGGCTTGCTACCATTGGCTTTATGGGTGTGGGGACTACGGCATTTCTTGAAGAGGTGTATAGTAAGGAACATATGGGACACGGCACTCCTGTTGAGTTTATCATGGCATTCCTGCTTATTGGGCTGTTGTGCTTTGGACTGTTCTTGATTCTTGATCTTGTCAGCGCAATCGTTATACTGCCAAAGAATGGAAGGAGGAAGCGGCATTTCTTGCTGGCTCTACTGCTATATATTTCCGTTGTACTTATGGGCTGGGGAGTAATTGTTGTTTTGTAAGACATTGTAATACATTGGTTTCCTTATTGTGGATACGATCAAGGCACTGTTGAAAAATACCAGTACAGGTAATTGGTTTTATTGAAAAAGGGGAGCATTATGAAAGTAAGCAGAAGAATAAGCCTAGGTTTTGCTGAGTGGCGCATAAATGAGCCTGATGACAACAAGGGGGGAGATACGAATGGTAAGAATCAACAAGGAAGACTACAAGAAAATGAAGCTGGCTATGGAAACAAAGAATTTTTCTGTACTCAAAAATTTGAACTTGGCAAAAGGCGTGAACGAATTGGCTCTCCGCAGGGTGTTGAAGGACAATGCTTATGTTGGGGTGTCACTAGAAGATACATTCGAGTCAATCCAATTAGTTGACGGACCCACAGGGCTTATCACCCAAGAAGAAATAGATGAACTAATGAATAGTGAAGATGCTCAAAAATTCTTTGAAGCAAATGGACTGCAACAAAACAAAGAAAAAGTAAGTTGCCTGACGATAAACCGCAACCAGGAGTTCATTCTGAAGAACGAACTTGGGATTGCAACAACACTTCTGAACGGTCTTGGCTCTGCCAGAAAGGACTACGCACAAGCTATGGAATCAATCATGAAGATGCCATACTACTTCGTCCTTGTCAGCGGGCGTGATATGAAAGAGTTTACTGTCAATCTCGAAGATGAGCTCTCAGGACTGAAGAAGATGCCTTCTGACGAATTCTTTGATGAATTGCTCAGGAAGATATTCGGAGATTATACTTTAGTCTGAATGGCATACGAAAAGGCCACTATGGGTCACAGGATGACGTTATCAAAAATGAATTGGAAGAAGTATTGAATTCCTGAATGGCTAAAGTCCGTTGCAGACACTGCTCGTGGTTGCAACGGGTTTTACAACATGAAGCGGGTAGTTGACACCATTGATGACCTCAATCTGAAATATAATCCGCCTATGATGCTGAACTCTGAAGAAAACACCATGGAAAAGAGCTTCGGTGTCTTTGACAAGGTATGTATTGCCAAGGAAGAGCAGATATCGTGCATGTACGGCTGGCCCCAAGCTTCCGAGATCAGGTTATCAAGATGAAGAAGCAACACGACATAGAGTATCCCATCAAAACCATCATGCGATTTGATTAGCATGAAGCAGGAATATGAGAAGCAGGGCTTCTATTTGTATACTCCCAACTGCTTTGCTGATGAACTGGCTAAGCATGCAAGGAGGCACTAGGAATGGCAGGGTATTGCTGAGGTCGGTTGATAAGAGGTCAGTTAGTCCACTAAACTACATTTTAAGGGCATCGGTGTTGAACCAATGTCTTTAAGTGTAGTTTTAGGGATAAATGTAGTTTTGAAGATCATGTGGAATGCTGGTCACTGCAATTCAGCATTGACCTTGGCCAGTACCTCATCAAGGTTGAGGCCATGTACCAAGCAAGCATCGTGCAGGGATTCCATCTGGGAAGCGGGGCAGCCTAGGCAGTGCATGCCAAGACTGGTGAGGGGGTCTATGACCTCTGGGTGTTCTGCTACGATGGTTCCTACCAGCATATCCTTGGTGATTGTTTCGTTGCTCATGCTTTTCCTCCAGTACGACTATTCTGCTCTGCAAAGTGTTCCTTGGCGAATTCCATGTCCTGGACTATCTCCAAAGTGCCCAGGTAGGTGCCAGCCCTATCCCGGACGGCCATGTATTTAACAAGGAATGTCCTGCCTCCCTTGTTCATCCAGACTGGTACCTCGTCACGCAGGCCGGTTCGGAAGTCCTGTATAATCTGGCGTACCATAGGCTCAACCTTGGGAGGATGACAGGAGAATACCTCGCGGTCTATGGCCATTGTAGGACGCTTGAAGACCTTTGGCCCCTCATTGAAGTAGCGGTTGATGTTGTCTGCATCAACAAAGGAGATTTCCAGAGGGATAGTGTTGAGAAGGGCTGTGAGCTGTGGCAGGGTCATATGGCCGCCAGCCATGACAATTTCACCTGTGGCATCTACGCTGGGGGCAGAACGATATGCTTCACCTGTGGGCCAGGTTTCGCTTGTCACCTCCAGGCAGACAGCATAGTCTTTGGCATCCTGATAGATTCCCTGCCACTCGTCCTCTGAGAAATGAACGGCGCAGATGGGAAAGAGTATGTTGGTTTCCTTGTAGATCATCTCTTCTGCCCTTCTCAGGACGGCATTCACACGCTCACGATAGTTGTCATTGGGCTGCTGGCGCAGAAGGGCAGACATCTCGTCACGGATCTCGTCGTCTACAGTCCACATGACATCGGCAGGGCCGGTGACGTTGTAGCGGACTTTCAGCAGGGGGTAAAGCAGGTCGCCTTTCTTGGCATAGTGTATGGCAATCTCACGGATCTTAGCCAGGTTGATGTCGGTATAGGTGCCATCGGCAGCCCGTGCTTGGGTAAGTAATCTATCAAGGGCTTCGTTTTCTCGGGTAAAGGTATGGAGAGGATGGCCGGGAATGCGGATGAGTTCGGCAGTCCGCTCCATTTTGTAGGCCTGAGGATTGGCGATTTGGGTCTGCTGCTCCTTTATCAGGGAGGCATTGACGGCCTTTTCCGCATTGGCTATCCGTTCCTCACGGGTGGCTCCGTGGAAAAGGGCAGAGTGCAGGTCACAGAGCTTCTGTACTTCTGTGAGGGGAGTACCTTCTTTCATTAGTTCCTGCTCTGCTTTCATAATCTCGGAAGCCTCTACATTGCTGAACTCTCCTGCAAAGTCTGTGCGGACGGTTTCCAGAGTTTCCCCGGAGCCAAGCCGCTTTAGGTATCCCTTCAGTTTCTCAGTGCGGCTGTCACTGGCAGAGGGGGCACTGACTGACGTGGCAGGGGAAGAAGCGCTCTCTGTGGAATTGGCATCGGGAGTGGCGTCCTCAAGGATGAATCCTTGGGCTGTGAGGGTACTGATGATGGTCTCCATGGGAATATGTTTCATGGAGGCTCCCTTAGGGATGGTCATAATCTTTCCTACGGAATGCAGCATAGCCTTTTTAGTGATTTCATGGAAGCCCAGAGTGTCCATGATTTCAATCAGCTCCGGGTACTGCTGTACCAGCTGGTAAACGCTTTTGCTAAGGTCTATTGTCTTTGTCATGATGGTATCTCTCCTGACGGTTATTATTGATTTCATGAGGCTATTATAGTATGCTTCAAGCAAGATGTATGTGGTTATAACCACATTTTTAAAAATATATTTGGGTGAGAATCATGAAAGCTGAACTTATAAGGAAAAGCATACTCTTCGTCGGGATGAACGAAGAGGAAAAGCTGGCGGCCTATGCAAGCATGGATGTGAAAGAGAGGGAGTATGGCAAAGGGGAGACCATACTCCGGGGCGGAACAAAGACGAGCTGCATGGGCATGGTGCTGTCAGGCAGCGTGACCATAGAGAGCAACGATATGTGGGGGAACCGTACCATCCTCAGTCATGTGGGTATGGGACAGTTCTTCGCTGAGACCTATGCGTATTTGAAAGATACGCCGATGCTGGTGGACGTGACAGCCAATGAGGACTGCCGGGTGGCTCTCCTGTCGCTGGAAGGGGCAAAGCATGGGGAGGCCGGGGCAGAAGCATGGCGGCTGAAGCTGGTGAGTAATCTGCTGA
This genomic interval from Selenomonas sp. AB3002 contains the following:
- a CDS encoding DUF1858 domain-containing protein, giving the protein MSNETITKDMLVGTIVAEHPEVIDPLTSLGMHCLGCPASQMESLHDACLVHGLNLDEVLAKVNAELQ
- a CDS encoding DUF438 domain-containing protein, with the protein product MTKTIDLSKSVYQLVQQYPELIEIMDTLGFHEITKKAMLHSVGKIMTIPKGASMKHIPMETIISTLTAQGFILEDATPDANSTESASSPATSVSAPSASDSRTEKLKGYLKRLGSGETLETVRTDFAGEFSNVEASEIMKAEQELMKEGTPLTEVQKLCDLHSALFHGATREERIANAEKAVNASLIKEQQTQIANPQAYKMERTAELIRIPGHPLHTFTRENEALDRLLTQARAADGTYTDINLAKIREIAIHYAKKGDLLYPLLKVRYNVTGPADVMWTVDDEIRDEMSALLRQQPNDNYRERVNAVLRRAEEMIYKETNILFPICAVHFSEDEWQGIYQDAKDYAVCLEVTSETWPTGEAYRSAPSVDATGEIVMAGGHMTLPQLTALLNTIPLEISFVDADNINRYFNEGPKVFKRPTMAIDREVFSCHPPKVEPMVRQIIQDFRTGLRDEVPVWMNKGGRTFLVKYMAVRDRAGTYLGTLEIVQDMEFAKEHFAEQNSRTGGKA
- a CDS encoding Crp/Fnr family transcriptional regulator; protein product: MKAELIRKSILFVGMNEEEKLAAYASMDVKEREYGKGETILRGGTKTSCMGMVLSGSVTIESNDMWGNRTILSHVGMGQFFAETYAYLKDTPMLVDVTANEDCRVALLSLEGAKHGEAGAEAWRLKLVSNLLTVATRKNLILSGRSFHTAPKTIRGRVLSYLNSVSLQKKSTEFDIPFDRQQLADYLNLERTALSKELGKMQREGLIKCRKNHFRLIEIGK